A section of the Pseudomonadota bacterium genome encodes:
- a CDS encoding DUF5615 family PIN-like protein, with the protein FNNDIVRGLLRRKPDLDIVRVQDAGLSGADDSRVLEWTAREGRILLTHDVSTMTRYAYERIQAGKSMPGIFEISRNLPIGKIIEDILLLAEYSLENEWDGQVRYLPLR; encoded by the coding sequence ACTTCAACAACGACATCGTACGCGGCCTCCTGCGCCGCAAGCCGGATTTGGACATCGTCCGTGTTCAGGATGCGGGGCTATCGGGAGCAGACGACTCAAGAGTTCTCGAATGGACCGCGCGAGAAGGGCGAATACTGCTCACGCACGATGTATCCACCATGACGCGCTATGCTTATGAGCGCATTCAGGCCGGTAAGTCCATGCCCGGCATCTTCGAGATCAGCCGCAATCTTCCGATCGGAAAAATAATCGAAGATATTCTGCTCCTAGCGGAGTACAGCCTTGAAAATGAATGGGATGGGCAGGTGCGATATCTGCCTTTACGCTGA
- the ppsA gene encoding phosphoenolpyruvate synthase has protein sequence MAGDKSKHFILWFNEIGMEDIPMVGGKNASLGEMYQKLHQQGISIPNGFAITAYAYRYYLKYAGIEDEIKKILKDLDTHDLSNLMRKGREVRDIIRHAEFPPDLTQAIYLGYDKLAEEFGQGDLDNLDVAIRSSATAEDLPDASFAGQQDTYLNIRGRMSVLDACKKCFASLFTNRAISYRHDKGFGQFDVSLSIGVQKMVRSDSAYSGVMFTIDTETGFKDVVFITAAYGLGENVVQGTVNPDEYYVFKPTLKQGKRAIIGRKVGDRDIKMVYSVADDATTKNIAVSLSERRRYVLEDDEILKLAEWACIIEDHYSKEAGHFMPMDIEWAKDGDGVSEGTGNLFIVQARPETIHSQRNANTYETYSLLQKGEILATGTAVGSKVGHGVAKVIETSADIGKFREGEVLVTSMTDPDWEPVMKIAAAIVTNKGGRTCHAAIVSRELGIPCVIGTGNADEIIKPGQEITVSCCEGETGLVYNGLLKFKVETINLDEMPKTRTKIMMNVGIPEQAFSQAMIPNDGVGLTREEFIINSHIGIHPMALIAYEELKKKAKTDQRIAGVVYKIDEITAVYEDKTQFFVDKLAEGVARIAASFYPNDVIVRLSDFKTNEYENLLGGFLYEPTENNPMIGWRGASRYYDEKYKPAFELECRALRKARSDMGLTNIKVMVPFCRTPEEGKKVVALMKKFGLVQGQEGLEIYVMCEIPSNVICADQFAEIFDGFSIGSNDLTQLALGLDRDSSLVAHLYDERNEAVKRLVAQVIKVAKGKGRKIGICGQGPSDFPEFAEFLVECGIDSISLIPDTVVKTRLAIAKKEKQLGIKPQ, from the coding sequence ATGGCTGGGGACAAGAGCAAGCATTTTATTCTTTGGTTCAATGAGATCGGCATGGAGGACATTCCCATGGTCGGTGGGAAGAACGCCTCTTTAGGGGAGATGTATCAAAAGCTCCATCAACAAGGCATCAGTATTCCCAATGGCTTCGCCATCACCGCCTATGCCTACCGCTACTACTTGAAGTACGCGGGCATTGAAGATGAAATCAAAAAAATCCTCAAAGACCTGGATACGCACGACCTCAGCAACCTGATGAGAAAAGGGAGAGAGGTCAGGGACATCATCCGGCACGCCGAGTTCCCGCCGGATCTCACCCAGGCGATCTACCTGGGCTATGACAAATTGGCTGAGGAGTTTGGGCAAGGGGATCTGGATAATCTGGACGTGGCCATCCGGTCATCGGCTACAGCCGAGGACTTGCCTGATGCCTCCTTCGCAGGTCAGCAGGATACCTACCTGAATATCCGGGGAAGGATGAGCGTCCTGGATGCCTGCAAGAAATGTTTCGCAAGCCTTTTCACCAACCGGGCCATCTCCTATCGCCACGACAAAGGCTTCGGCCAGTTTGACGTCTCCCTTTCCATCGGGGTGCAGAAGATGGTGCGCAGCGACTCCGCCTATTCCGGCGTCATGTTCACCATTGATACGGAGACGGGATTCAAGGACGTGGTTTTCATCACGGCGGCTTATGGGTTAGGCGAAAATGTGGTTCAGGGAACCGTCAACCCGGATGAGTACTACGTCTTCAAGCCGACGTTGAAACAGGGAAAGCGGGCCATCATTGGTAGAAAAGTCGGAGACCGGGATATCAAGATGGTTTATTCCGTGGCAGATGATGCCACGACGAAAAACATCGCGGTCAGCCTCAGCGAAAGACGCCGGTATGTCCTCGAAGACGACGAGATCCTGAAACTCGCCGAGTGGGCGTGCATCATCGAAGATCATTACAGCAAAGAGGCCGGACACTTCATGCCCATGGACATCGAGTGGGCGAAGGACGGCGATGGGGTGTCGGAAGGGACAGGGAATCTCTTCATCGTGCAGGCCAGGCCTGAGACGATCCATTCCCAGAGGAACGCCAACACGTATGAAACCTATTCCCTTCTCCAGAAGGGGGAGATTCTGGCCACGGGTACGGCTGTGGGAAGCAAGGTGGGTCATGGAGTCGCCAAGGTCATCGAAACGTCCGCAGATATCGGGAAATTCAGGGAGGGGGAGGTCCTGGTCACCAGCATGACCGACCCTGACTGGGAACCGGTCATGAAGATTGCCGCAGCCATTGTGACCAACAAGGGCGGCCGGACGTGCCATGCGGCCATTGTTTCGCGTGAGCTGGGCATCCCCTGTGTGATCGGCACCGGCAATGCGGATGAGATCATCAAGCCGGGCCAGGAGATCACGGTTTCATGCTGTGAAGGAGAAACGGGTCTGGTTTACAACGGCCTGCTGAAGTTTAAGGTGGAGACCATCAATCTGGACGAAATGCCGAAGACCAGAACAAAAATCATGATGAATGTGGGAATCCCGGAGCAGGCCTTTTCGCAGGCCATGATCCCGAATGACGGAGTCGGTCTTACGAGAGAGGAGTTCATCATCAATTCCCACATTGGAATTCATCCCATGGCGCTCATCGCTTATGAAGAACTGAAGAAGAAGGCAAAGACGGATCAGCGGATTGCCGGCGTGGTTTACAAGATTGACGAGATTACAGCGGTCTACGAGGACAAAACCCAGTTTTTTGTTGATAAGCTCGCTGAAGGGGTTGCCAGAATCGCGGCCAGCTTTTACCCCAACGACGTCATCGTGCGGCTTTCCGATTTCAAAACGAACGAGTATGAGAACCTGCTGGGCGGGTTCCTTTACGAACCCACGGAAAACAACCCCATGATCGGCTGGAGAGGCGCATCGCGTTACTATGACGAGAAGTACAAGCCTGCTTTTGAGCTCGAGTGCCGCGCGCTCCGGAAGGCGAGAAGCGACATGGGCCTGACCAATATCAAGGTGATGGTTCCCTTTTGCAGAACCCCTGAGGAGGGGAAAAAGGTCGTCGCCTTGATGAAAAAATTCGGCCTTGTCCAGGGGCAAGAGGGCCTCGAAATTTATGTCATGTGCGAGATCCCGAGCAACGTCATCTGCGCCGACCAGTTTGCAGAAATTTTCGACGGCTTCTCCATCGGCTCAAATGACCTGACCCAACTGGCTCTTGGCCTTGACCGGGATTCTTCCCTGGTTGCCCATCTCTATGATGAAAGAAATGAAGCGGTGAAACGGCTTGTGGCCCAGGTGATCAAGGTGGCGAAGGGAAAAGGCCGAAAAATCGGGATTTGCGGGCAGGGCCCCAGCGACTTCCCGGAGTTTGCGGAGTTTCTCGTGGAATGCGGCATTGACTCCATCAGCCTGATTCCTGATACGGTGGTGAAGACAAGGCTTGCGATTGCCAAAAAAGAGAAACAGTTAGGAATTAAACCTCAGTAG
- a CDS encoding ketoacyl-ACP synthase III, whose protein sequence is MPGIRILGTGSYVPPRVLTNFDLQKMGLDTTDEWITQRTGVRERRIADPDVATSDLSLEASRKALEMAGLTAKDLDLILIATITPDTCCPSAANWLQAKLDAPQAVTFDVTAACSGFIFGLNVATQYLLTGFSKTVLIVGAEVMTRTLNWKDRTTCILWGDGAGAAILTKDSGGHQLLSTHIHTDGKNGQDLLMPGGGSRTTPISHESVDKGLHTLNMIEANASFRVAVRHFVESIKEAADHNKVSIKDIAWFIPHQANLRMFQSMAKTLKLPMEKFYVTLHKYGNISSASCAIAFDEAVRDRSVQEGDLVCLPVFGVGLTWGSALVKW, encoded by the coding sequence ATGCCAGGAATACGAATTCTGGGGACAGGATCGTACGTCCCTCCCAGAGTGCTTACCAACTTCGATCTCCAGAAAATGGGGCTCGACACGACAGACGAGTGGATCACCCAGCGCACCGGAGTCCGCGAAAGGCGCATCGCAGATCCGGATGTGGCCACCTCGGACCTTTCTCTTGAAGCGTCCCGCAAAGCGCTTGAGATGGCGGGACTGACGGCCAAGGACCTGGATCTCATCCTTATCGCGACCATCACTCCCGATACCTGCTGCCCGTCCGCCGCCAACTGGCTTCAGGCGAAACTGGATGCTCCTCAGGCCGTGACCTTTGATGTGACGGCGGCCTGCTCCGGATTTATCTTCGGCCTCAATGTGGCGACTCAGTATCTCCTCACCGGGTTCTCAAAGACCGTGCTCATCGTTGGTGCGGAAGTCATGACCCGGACGCTCAACTGGAAAGACAGGACCACCTGCATTTTGTGGGGGGATGGTGCCGGAGCGGCCATCCTGACCAAGGACAGCGGGGGACATCAGCTTCTTTCAACCCACATCCACACGGACGGGAAAAACGGACAGGATCTTCTGATGCCCGGAGGCGGCTCGCGGACCACGCCGATTTCGCATGAAAGCGTGGATAAAGGACTTCACACTCTGAACATGATTGAGGCGAACGCAAGCTTCAGGGTGGCGGTGCGGCACTTTGTCGAGTCCATCAAGGAGGCGGCTGACCACAACAAGGTCTCCATCAAGGACATCGCGTGGTTTATTCCGCATCAGGCCAATTTGAGAATGTTTCAGTCCATGGCCAAGACACTGAAGCTCCCGATGGAGAAGTTTTATGTGACCCTCCACAAATACGGAAACATCTCCTCCGCATCGTGTGCGATCGCTTTTGACGAGGCGGTGAGGGATAGAAGCGTCCAAGAGGGCGACCTGGTATGCCTCCCTGTTTTTGGAGTGGGCCTGACCTGGGGAAGCGCTCTGGTAAAGTGGTAA
- a CDS encoding GNAT family N-acetyltransferase, translating into MIAKSKTPIVRKMNQKDLDDVVAIDTKVLGKSRWDYWLMKMTLAEQRLPSASLVAEADGKVVGFILGDASGYEYSVPENIGWIDTIGVDPAYQGQGIAQMLMKEMIANLKKVGVDTVYTMVNWPDWDLLKFFHAFGFQKGPLINLELKV; encoded by the coding sequence ATGATTGCTAAGTCAAAAACGCCTATTGTCAGAAAGATGAACCAGAAAGACCTGGACGATGTTGTTGCGATCGACACCAAGGTCCTGGGCAAATCAAGATGGGATTACTGGCTCATGAAAATGACACTTGCTGAACAACGTTTGCCCAGTGCTTCTCTGGTGGCGGAAGCGGACGGAAAAGTGGTCGGCTTCATTCTGGGAGACGCTAGCGGATATGAATACAGTGTGCCGGAGAACATCGGATGGATTGATACCATCGGTGTGGATCCCGCCTATCAGGGGCAGGGGATCGCCCAGATGCTGATGAAGGAAATGATTGCCAACCTCAAAAAAGTCGGAGTCGATACGGTTTACACCATGGTCAACTGGCCGGACTGGGATCTTCTCAAGTTCTTTCACGCCTTCGGGTTCCAGAAAGGCCCCCTGATCAACCTCGAACTCAAAGTGTAA
- a CDS encoding aldehyde dehydrogenase, with the protein MRYGETGFNLEIDLSRGNIERVETDPRLTELHLGGLGTNAKILWDRVPPETEPFSPDNLLIFGTGLLVGTPAPGCNRTIVSTFSPQTLLMAYSMMGGFWAPELKYAGYDKVIIRGKSPNLVYLWINNDKVEIRDASHLQGKGAVETAELIRQELKEPKAQVAAIGLAGENRVYMASIEQGRSSASRSGVGAVMGDKGIKAIAVRGTKDVNIARPAEFMELCNEVMKYIQVRSEKPVPGVMPILAGLGSPAEMALFDEEWHTQNFMWGNARERRRDFWNKEIEEKWKETQKSVRTRLISCYNCPMKCGALISVPGISTYMMKCFSKLTYTMAAFSDLDFGFRIAQRATEYGVDGFSTPQVMAFALELYEAGILTDQDMAGMPSDNEGRFYWLLDRIVRREGIGDVLANGVYWAARQIGKGAEKFDHNTIKKFEQLPLKLKMINYPYFLMYATGEKMTITQMEGSYPQSPIADKEEREKFVKNWDAAPERFKKWFLEWEPRQHPSIEASVNIADWNETLHYIDDAIGICAFLSSFRGQFGGRTPYHIYNLPEFISLAAGMDLDSDALWEIGTRNRNLVRALNVRRGLRRKDEKPPEDHWEIRDPVMETKVLDAYYEFKGWNHEGIPTRETLNKIGLNYVSEDFVQRGILTDEGKKSKGTAL; encoded by the coding sequence ATGAGGTACGGAGAGACAGGATTTAATTTAGAAATTGATCTATCACGGGGAAACATTGAGAGGGTTGAAACTGACCCAAGATTAACCGAACTTCATCTTGGGGGTTTAGGTACTAACGCCAAGATATTATGGGATAGGGTTCCCCCTGAAACTGAACCCTTTTCTCCTGATAATCTACTGATATTCGGCACCGGTCTTTTAGTTGGCACACCTGCTCCCGGTTGTAATCGTACCATTGTTTCTACCTTTTCTCCTCAGACTTTGTTAATGGCATATTCAATGATGGGGGGATTTTGGGCACCAGAATTGAAGTATGCCGGTTATGACAAGGTGATCATTCGCGGCAAGTCTCCCAATCTGGTTTATTTGTGGATAAACAATGACAAAGTAGAAATACGTGATGCCTCTCATTTGCAGGGTAAAGGCGCTGTTGAAACTGCAGAACTTATTCGACAGGAGTTGAAGGAGCCGAAAGCCCAGGTGGCTGCTATCGGCCTGGCCGGTGAAAACAGGGTCTATATGGCTTCCATCGAGCAGGGCAGGTCCAGTGCCAGCCGAAGCGGAGTAGGCGCCGTTATGGGAGACAAAGGGATAAAGGCGATAGCTGTTCGTGGAACAAAGGACGTCAATATTGCCCGACCGGCTGAATTTATGGAGCTTTGTAACGAAGTGATGAAATATATACAAGTCCGGTCAGAAAAGCCAGTCCCGGGGGTAATGCCCATTTTAGCCGGGCTTGGGTCACCGGCAGAGATGGCACTCTTTGATGAGGAGTGGCACACCCAGAATTTCATGTGGGGGAATGCCCGCGAACGGAGAAGAGATTTTTGGAACAAGGAAATCGAAGAGAAGTGGAAGGAGACTCAAAAAAGTGTGCGGACGCGGTTAATAAGTTGCTATAACTGTCCGATGAAATGCGGGGCATTAATTTCCGTCCCAGGAATTTCAACCTACATGATGAAATGCTTCTCGAAACTTACTTATACAATGGCGGCCTTTTCAGACCTGGATTTTGGTTTTAGAATCGCTCAACGTGCTACGGAGTATGGAGTGGACGGATTCTCAACCCCGCAAGTTATGGCCTTCGCCCTTGAGCTTTATGAAGCTGGCATTTTGACTGACCAGGACATGGCAGGAATGCCGTCCGATAACGAGGGGAGATTTTACTGGTTGCTTGACAGAATCGTTCGGCGGGAAGGGATTGGAGATGTTTTAGCCAATGGCGTTTATTGGGCGGCCCGTCAGATTGGAAAAGGCGCAGAGAAATTTGATCATAATACCATTAAGAAATTTGAGCAGCTGCCTCTCAAGCTGAAAATGATCAATTACCCTTATTTTCTTATGTACGCCACCGGTGAGAAGATGACGATCACCCAAATGGAAGGGTCCTACCCCCAGTCCCCCATTGCGGACAAGGAAGAGAGAGAAAAGTTCGTAAAGAATTGGGACGCAGCTCCTGAGCGGTTTAAGAAATGGTTTTTGGAATGGGAGCCGCGTCAACATCCGTCTATTGAAGCGTCTGTCAACATTGCTGATTGGAATGAGACCCTGCATTACATTGATGACGCCATTGGGATCTGCGCCTTTTTGTCGTCCTTTAGAGGCCAATTCGGGGGCAGGACTCCGTATCACATTTACAATTTACCAGAATTCATCTCACTCGCGGCCGGGATGGATCTTGACTCAGACGCCCTTTGGGAAATAGGGACAAGGAACCGTAATCTGGTGAGAGCCCTCAATGTAAGGAGAGGCTTGAGGAGAAAGGATGAGAAGCCTCCTGAAGACCATTGGGAGATACGAGACCCTGTGATGGAAACCAAGGTGCTTGACGCGTATTATGAATTCAAGGGGTGGAATCACGAAGGTATTCCTACCAGAGAGACGTTGAACAAGATCGGCTTGAATTACGTGAGCGAAGACTTCGTACAGAGGGGGATCTTGACGGACGAGGGAAAGAAGTCAAAAGGGACGGCCTTGTAA
- a CDS encoding 3-oxoacyl-ACP reductase FabG: MKLEGKNAVVTGGGRGVGRAISIDFAKEGANVVVNYASNNKAADEVVGIIKSMGKKAVAVQGDVAKKEDAQKIIDTCVENFGSIHILVNNAGISKPSMMHKMSVETWDEVVNVQMRGPFLCIQAASKYFMQQNYGRIVNVTSVAGIVGTVGQINYAAAKGGVVTLTKSAARELAKYNVTCNVISLGIVTTDMTHTLQTDEKLKEIYVRRILLNRYAEPEDVSPAFVFLASDDARYITGQLLCVDGGYGMT; the protein is encoded by the coding sequence ATGAAATTAGAGGGAAAGAATGCTGTAGTCACTGGTGGCGGAAGGGGTGTAGGAAGGGCTATCAGTATAGATTTTGCAAAAGAGGGTGCGAATGTTGTAGTGAACTATGCCTCTAATAATAAAGCGGCGGATGAGGTGGTTGGAATAATTAAATCTATGGGTAAGAAAGCGGTTGCAGTTCAGGGTGATGTTGCGAAAAAGGAAGATGCACAGAAGATTATTGACACATGTGTCGAAAACTTTGGCTCAATCCATATACTTGTGAACAATGCAGGTATTTCAAAACCCTCTATGATGCATAAGATGTCTGTAGAGACATGGGATGAGGTGGTCAATGTCCAGATGAGGGGACCGTTTCTATGCATACAGGCGGCATCAAAGTATTTCATGCAGCAAAATTATGGCAGGATTGTGAATGTTACTTCAGTCGCAGGTATTGTCGGAACTGTTGGTCAGATTAATTATGCTGCAGCAAAGGGTGGGGTTGTTACCCTTACAAAATCTGCTGCGCGGGAGCTCGCAAAATACAATGTTACCTGCAATGTAATTTCCTTGGGTATTGTGACAACTGATATGACCCATACACTTCAAACTGATGAGAAGCTAAAAGAGATCTATGTGAGGAGAATCCTTCTGAACAGATATGCTGAGCCCGAAGATGTATCTCCAGCCTTCGTATTTTTGGCTTCAGATGATGCAAGATATATCACAGGACAACTCCTGTGTGTAGATGGTGGCTATGGAATGACGTAA
- the had gene encoding 6-hydroxycyclohex-1-ene-1-carbonyl-CoA dehydrogenase, producing MADVPNTIKTWQMVQPTVVNRETKEVTPGKLAMAEIPVPELKEGEVLVEIAGCGVCHTDLGYFFDGVPTVSKPPLALGHEISGVVIAGDPAWVGKEVIIPAVMPCRKCILCKTGRGNRCLAQKMPGNSIGVYGGFSSHIPVPSVDLCLVRDRKGYALEQLAVIADAVTTPYQASKRADLQPGDNVIVIGATGGVGVYMAQTVKALGAKTVIGIARNPEKLKRALDYGCDHVISTVDKTNKDVVGEFRNICKSGGLPNTGWKIFEVTGTKAGQDLSLDLLSFVGKLILVGFGMAKSEYMMSKLMAFDAEIIGTWGCLPEYYPIVLDMVLSKKIVIDPFVEVRPMSTIAATFEEIHKAGSPAKRVVLKPDF from the coding sequence ATGGCTGATGTACCAAATACAATAAAGACGTGGCAGATGGTTCAACCAACAGTGGTAAACAGGGAAACAAAAGAAGTAACCCCTGGAAAACTTGCAATGGCCGAAATACCAGTACCGGAACTGAAAGAGGGCGAGGTCCTGGTAGAGATCGCTGGCTGTGGCGTATGCCACACAGACCTCGGTTATTTCTTTGATGGTGTTCCAACGGTGAGTAAACCGCCTTTGGCCCTTGGCCATGAAATCAGCGGTGTAGTAATTGCAGGCGATCCAGCGTGGGTTGGAAAGGAAGTCATTATTCCGGCAGTTATGCCATGCAGAAAATGTATCCTCTGCAAAACAGGAAGAGGGAACAGGTGCCTTGCACAGAAGATGCCCGGCAACTCTATTGGCGTATATGGTGGCTTTTCAAGCCACATACCGGTACCCTCTGTTGACCTTTGTCTGGTGCGAGACAGAAAAGGGTATGCCCTTGAACAGCTTGCGGTTATAGCGGATGCAGTAACAACGCCGTATCAGGCTTCAAAGAGGGCAGATCTACAGCCAGGTGACAATGTGATTGTTATCGGGGCGACAGGTGGGGTTGGTGTTTATATGGCACAAACCGTTAAGGCCCTTGGTGCAAAGACGGTGATTGGGATAGCGAGGAACCCTGAAAAACTAAAAAGGGCATTAGACTATGGTTGTGATCATGTTATCAGTACAGTTGATAAGACGAATAAGGATGTGGTCGGTGAGTTCAGGAATATCTGTAAATCTGGTGGGCTTCCAAACACAGGATGGAAGATTTTTGAGGTTACGGGAACAAAGGCCGGGCAGGATCTCAGTCTTGACCTATTGTCATTTGTCGGCAAACTGATTCTTGTCGGTTTTGGAATGGCAAAGAGTGAGTATATGATGTCAAAACTTATGGCCTTTGATGCAGAGATCATAGGAACATGGGGTTGTTTGCCAGAATACTACCCGATCGTTCTGGATATGGTGCTGAGTAAGAAGATCGTCATAGACCCCTTTGTTGAGGTGAGGCCTATGAGCACAATAGCCGCGACCTTTGAAGAGATACATAAGGCCGGATCCCCTGCAAAAAGGGTTGTTTTAAAGCCAGATTTTTGA